In Chryseobacterium turcicum, a single window of DNA contains:
- a CDS encoding DUF4138 domain-containing protein, whose product MRITLYTLLLFIANLLTAQTATKEQIISDLPEIELTEGINLHIISPEPIQYVDLSTEQLTGDLPAGNIARIKITDNTTATKEEKLKKAIVNANSNIYTNGSNIGIITVVAQSFIAQYKVVYRNQDNLNTITNIHIQPEAMQPVEFEKITFSNLELRKFAMDIIQKKSEKNPIREEKNLKLGFQLNNVYVISDYIFLDMTIKNNSNLSYDIEDLKFSLEDKKIHKATNNQSVELIPILQLNPQKHFRKNFRNIYVFKKFTYPNSKVMMIRLIEEQLSGRTIEMKVNYSEILKADTF is encoded by the coding sequence ATGAGAATTACATTATACACTCTGTTACTATTTATTGCAAATTTATTAACGGCACAAACCGCCACCAAGGAACAAATTATTTCCGATTTACCGGAGATTGAATTGACTGAAGGCATCAACCTGCATATTATTTCACCAGAGCCTATACAATATGTGGATTTGTCAACAGAACAATTAACAGGAGATCTTCCGGCTGGAAATATTGCCAGAATTAAAATCACGGATAATACTACTGCTACCAAAGAAGAGAAACTAAAAAAAGCTATCGTTAACGCCAATAGTAATATTTATACCAATGGAAGTAATATTGGTATTATCACCGTTGTTGCACAGTCTTTCATTGCACAGTACAAAGTGGTTTATCGAAATCAGGATAATCTAAACACGATTACCAATATCCATATCCAACCCGAAGCAATGCAACCCGTTGAGTTTGAAAAAATAACATTTTCTAATCTTGAGTTAAGAAAGTTTGCGATGGATATTATTCAGAAAAAATCTGAGAAAAATCCGATTCGGGAAGAAAAAAATCTGAAACTCGGCTTTCAGCTCAATAATGTATATGTCATCAGTGACTATATTTTTTTAGATATGACTATCAAGAATAATTCTAATCTGAGCTATGATATTGAAGATTTAAAATTCTCCTTAGAGGACAAAAAAATCCATAAGGCAACCAACAACCAGAGTGTAGAACTGATTCCCATTTTACAGCTTAATCCTCAAAAACACTTCAGGAAAAATTTCAGGAACATTTATGTTTTCAAAAAATTCACTTATCCCAACTCCAAGGTGATGATGATTCGTCTGATAGAAGAACAACTCTCAGGCAGAACCATTGAAATGAAAGTCAATTATTCTGAAATTCTCAAAGCCGATACTTTCTGA